CCTTTTGCCATTGTAGTGCAACACACTCTTCATCAAAGATTTTCGCACAGTCACTAGGAACATCAGTTGGCAGTGGTTTACCATCACTAAACATGACTGCTTTTGATGGATCGTCGTTTAGCTTATCTTTCATTTCTCCTACTAAACCATTAAACCAGATTTTGCGATTTCTTACCTCATCGTATTTAAAAGCAGGCATAGGCCCCATTATAACCCTCACAGCACCATCCATCCACTCTAGCTTCATTCTTAGCTTTGCAGCCCTGTCATTCGGGTCAAACAAACATTGCTTATTACATCCAAAACTTGATATCTTACAAATTGAGATACACGTGTTTCAGTGTGTTATTCATTTGCTATAAAGATCAACAaagtaattatttaaaaacaGCAAAAGAGTTTTCTGTCACATAATTAGTCCATTTGACCCCAAAAGTCAACTGTAACATAGGGTGCCATATATAAATGGAGAAGGGCATAAATTAGTGGATCTGGGTTACACTAATAAATCATACGGGTCAAGTGCCTTCAAATTTATCCAAAAATGGAACATGTCAAATGGTCCTGAATGGGAATAATACCACCTGAAATGAATCTCTAATGAATACAACTCCTAAAAGGTTCTACTTCAAAgatttatattattgttgtaataaTCTTGTTTTTAACTATATTTCACCCTTTAATCTTCATTAGTTTTGTAAGATATGGCCAAAAAGTAAATATTGATCTGTTGTCCAATCTGGATATTAAGTCATTATCTGTGGATTTAATCAAACAGTTTAAAGATTGAAATGCTGTGTATTTCATTTTGTTTCTTTAAGTGCTGGTGTGTGATTGATGCTATGATCAAACCTTTCTTCTGCGATCGCCTTCTTGTCTGTTGTGAACGTATCCATCCAGCTACGACCGACTGGTGATGAAGGATCAGACTCTTCTCCAAGAACTCGTGAATATATCAGTCCTTTCtcttccatttcttcaacaaatTTCGGGTGCTTCTGTTTCATCCTTTCATATATGACATGACTTAGCGCTATACAAGTTTCTCCCCCACTTCCTGGTTGTTCTTCACAGAAGAAAAACAATTTGGATGGGAACACAGGAGCCTGTCAGAAAGAAACTAAGTGAAGTCCAATTCAAGTATACTGATCAAGTAAATATGACTTTATCCATAATGTTCTTACATGAGACATTTCGTGATGAAAGGGAATGTTCTGGTCAGGTGGAGCTTCATTAGCTGTGTAAACACGGCCAACAACTTTAGTCCTGTAGGCTGCCCCACCGATGGGGTGGCAAAAATTCTCATACCCAGAAGACTCAACTACTTCGTTGAAGTCAGAAGCAGAGGAAACATCAAATCCTCTGAAAAGAATTGCACCTGATCGATGGAGGATCGAATCCAACCATGATCTGTTTACTTTGATGGCTTCGGTTAACTTAACAGTTTTCGCAAGTGTAAGGTTTGGAGAAAGAACCACAGGGAAGAGAACTCCATCCCCACAATTCTGTTGTGGTAATAACCCGACTACTTCATGGAACAAACTCTCTTCTGCCATGTTTGACAGTGTTCTAtccaaaatatgtaattttaacAGGGAATTATGCTCCTTAAATTCAAAACTGATGGAGATGtttaacaattaacaaaaaaaaaaaaaaatgaacgtGTTGACGTCTGATATCATAAAGAATACTAATATTCTACAGATTATAACACATGGGAGATTGTTCACCTAATACATAATATACACTAAGACGCATGTCTAAAAAATGGTCAAAAAGATGAAAGGTACACAAAGTCTGTCTAAAATGGTTTAAATCAAACAATAGTGTTTTTTAGTGTCTTTGCAAGAAAGGTCATTATTTTCCAACAAG
The Erigeron canadensis isolate Cc75 chromosome 2, C_canadensis_v1, whole genome shotgun sequence DNA segment above includes these coding regions:
- the LOC122589102 gene encoding clavaminate synthase-like protein At3g21360, which encodes MAEESLFHEVVGLLPQQNCGDGVLFPVVLSPNLTLAKTVKLTEAIKVNRSWLDSILHRSGAILFRGFDVSSASDFNEVVESSGYENFCHPIGGAAYRTKVVGRVYTANEAPPDQNIPFHHEMSHAPVFPSKLFFFCEEQPGSGGETCIALSHVIYERMKQKHPKFVEEMEEKGLIYSRVLGEESDPSSPVGRSWMDTFTTDKKAIAEERAAKLRMKLEWMDGAVRVIMGPMPAFKYDEVRNRKIWFNGLVGEMKDKLNDDPSKAVMFSDGKPLPTDVPSDCAKIFDEECVALQWQKGDVLLLDNLAVMHSRRPLITQPRRVLASFCK